One Desulfuromonas acetexigens genomic window carries:
- a CDS encoding sensor histidine kinase — protein MRLTLKHQIILAPAAVLLLMALLLAFLQYTYWDLSRKRQEARNLGTVFVALAEAELATQRMHSLLMQLGGEPLVDVRCFGELNGLYEHLDGATGRILQILPLPEQSRTLLRQAVADLNPELGIDVDRFNAAIVMLRPELGSLSELIQRQREKLRGLHSQDVDELVDHTAFVSIVVLGSAIVVGIFLSMYFGRRILRRVKELSDSAGRVAAGDLTPPPAPAQVHDELDALALAINHMTDRLLRVVGTEKLLEGAEEERRRIAMDIHDQTLADLASVLRGIQEVRCEGECKNGVARIEEDLRRAIGNLREVMDNLHPQTLDILGLGPALESHLERHLSKPDLPPYHLYISPRVDTLPLSRAARLALYRIALEAIHNVIKHAQASRYEVNLDRRENDLILSIEDNGNGFDPRAVPTSGHRGLYNIRERAKTIGAEVSWGASRFTSGTRFELTLPLPDAGQGA, from the coding sequence ATGCGTCTGACACTCAAACACCAGATCATTCTCGCTCCGGCCGCGGTCCTGCTGCTGATGGCGCTGCTTCTCGCCTTTTTGCAGTACACCTACTGGGATCTTTCCCGCAAGCGCCAGGAAGCCCGCAACCTGGGCACGGTCTTCGTCGCCCTGGCCGAGGCGGAGCTGGCGACCCAGCGGATGCATTCCCTGCTCATGCAACTGGGCGGCGAACCGCTGGTCGACGTGCGTTGTTTCGGCGAGCTGAACGGTCTCTACGAACACCTGGACGGCGCCACCGGCCGCATCCTCCAGATTCTGCCCTTGCCCGAGCAGTCCCGCACCCTGCTGCGCCAGGCGGTCGCCGACCTCAACCCGGAACTCGGCATCGACGTGGACCGCTTCAACGCCGCCATCGTCATGCTCCGTCCCGAGCTCGGTTCCCTGTCCGAACTGATTCAACGCCAGCGGGAAAAATTGCGCGGGCTGCACAGCCAGGACGTCGACGAACTGGTCGACCACACCGCTTTCGTTTCCATCGTCGTCCTCGGCTCGGCGATTGTCGTCGGCATCTTCCTCTCCATGTATTTCGGCCGCCGCATCCTGCGCCGGGTCAAGGAGCTCTCCGACAGCGCCGGCCGTGTCGCCGCCGGAGATCTCACCCCGCCGCCGGCGCCGGCCCAGGTCCACGACGAACTCGACGCCCTGGCCCTGGCCATCAACCACATGACCGACCGCCTGCTGCGGGTGGTGGGGACGGAAAAGCTGCTGGAAGGGGCCGAGGAAGAGCGGCGGCGCATCGCCATGGATATCCATGACCAGACCCTGGCCGATCTCGCCTCGGTACTGCGCGGCATTCAGGAAGTGCGCTGCGAAGGGGAATGCAAAAACGGTGTGGCGCGGATCGAAGAGGACCTGCGCCGGGCCATCGGCAATCTGCGCGAAGTGATGGACAACCTCCATCCGCAGACCCTGGATATTCTCGGCCTGGGGCCGGCCCTTGAATCCCACCTGGAGCGGCACCTGAGCAAGCCCGACCTGCCCCCCTACCACCTTTATATTTCCCCCCGGGTCGACACCCTGCCCCTGTCGCGCGCCGCCCGCCTCGCCCTTTACCGCATCGCCCTGGAGGCCATCCACAATGTCATCAAGCATGCCCAGGCCTCCCGCTACGAAGTCAATCTCGACCGCCGGGAAAATGATCTGATTCTCTCCATCGAGGATAACGGTAACGGTTTCGATCCTCGCGCGGTCCCGACCTCGGGACACCGGGGACTCTACAACATCCGCGAACGCGCCAAGACCATCGGCGCCGAGGTTTCCTGGGGGGCATCCCGCTTCACCTCGGGGACCCGTTTCGAACTGACCCTGCCGCTGCCCGACGCCGGGCAAGGAGCCTAA
- a CDS encoding response regulator transcription factor, which produces MPPLDILIAEDNPKDFEFLDQLLQGLEVECRVERAHNGQVALDLALGRANPLVISDIQMPELNGIEFARELWQRQPTARIVFWSQYKDEMYVRALSKIVPPETVYGYILKSNTKERIASAIRTVLLDDQCWIDPEVRKVQGRAGHSQTALSDIEFEALLDIALGLTDNLIAQRRYLSRRGVQSRLNSLYNKLALDQDQFNSEKIGDAFNLRNRAVAVALRRGLLNAFELEHEEEEFQEWLKQFKKNRR; this is translated from the coding sequence ATGCCGCCATTGGATATCCTGATCGCCGAAGACAATCCCAAGGATTTTGAATTCCTCGATCAGCTGCTACAGGGGCTGGAAGTCGAGTGTCGGGTGGAACGGGCGCACAACGGCCAGGTCGCCCTCGACCTGGCCCTGGGCCGCGCCAACCCGCTGGTCATCAGCGACATCCAGATGCCGGAGCTCAACGGCATCGAATTCGCCCGGGAGCTCTGGCAACGGCAGCCAACGGCACGGATTGTCTTCTGGAGCCAGTACAAGGATGAAATGTACGTGCGCGCCCTGTCGAAAATCGTCCCGCCGGAAACGGTCTACGGCTACATTCTCAAATCGAACACCAAGGAACGCATCGCCTCGGCCATCCGCACGGTGCTTCTCGACGACCAGTGCTGGATCGACCCCGAGGTGCGCAAGGTGCAGGGGCGCGCCGGACACAGCCAGACCGCCCTGTCGGACATCGAATTCGAGGCCCTGCTCGACATTGCCCTCGGCCTCACCGACAACCTTATCGCCCAACGTCGCTACCTCAGCCGCCGCGGCGTGCAGAGCCGGCTCAACTCCCTGTACAACAAGCTCGCCCTCGACCAGGACCAGTTCAACAGCGAAAAGATCGGTGACGCCTTCAACCTGCGCAACCGCGCGGTCGCCGTCGCCTTGCGGCGCGGCCTGCTCAACGCCTTCGAACTGGAGCACGAGGAAGAAGAATTTCAAGAGTGGCTCAAGCAGTTCAAGAAAAACCGCCGCTGA
- a CDS encoding sodium ion-translocating decarboxylase subunit beta, whose product MDMLLKFLDGTGFSLMSWGNGIMIVIGIVFITLAIVKDYEPLLLVPIGFGILLGNIPFTAGMAIGVYEPGSVLSYIYYGVSQGIFPPLIFLGIGAMTDFSTMLSNPKLVLLGAAAQVGIFLTLLGALFLGFTPQEAGAIGIIGGADGPTAIFLSAKLAPHLLGPIAIAAYSYMALVPVIQPPIMKLLTTREERLIHMKPPRQVSRRERIIFPIAGFMICALIAPGSMVLIGMLFFGNLLKESLVTDRLANTARNAMIDIVTILLGVSVGASTSADHFLTPQSLLVFGLGALSFCIATAGGILFAKFMNLFLKDKINPLVGAAGVSAVPDSARVVHTVGQKEDPTNYLLMHAMAPNVAGVIGSAIGAGVLWTVLVR is encoded by the coding sequence ATGGACATGTTGTTAAAATTTCTCGACGGTACCGGATTCTCCCTGATGAGCTGGGGGAACGGGATCATGATCGTGATCGGCATCGTCTTCATTACCCTGGCCATCGTCAAGGATTACGAGCCGTTGCTGCTGGTGCCGATCGGTTTCGGGATTCTCCTCGGCAACATCCCCTTCACGGCGGGGATGGCGATCGGTGTTTATGAGCCGGGGAGCGTCCTCAGCTACATCTATTACGGCGTCAGTCAGGGGATTTTCCCGCCGCTGATCTTTCTCGGCATCGGCGCCATGACCGATTTCTCCACCATGCTTTCCAATCCCAAACTCGTCTTGCTCGGCGCAGCGGCTCAGGTCGGCATCTTTCTGACCCTGCTCGGCGCCCTCTTTCTCGGCTTTACCCCGCAGGAGGCCGGCGCCATCGGCATCATTGGCGGCGCCGACGGGCCGACGGCGATCTTCCTTTCGGCCAAGCTCGCCCCCCATCTGCTCGGGCCGATCGCCATCGCCGCTTATTCCTATATGGCGCTGGTGCCGGTCATCCAGCCGCCGATCATGAAGCTGCTAACCACCCGCGAGGAAAGGTTGATCCACATGAAGCCCCCCCGTCAGGTCAGCCGCCGCGAGCGGATCATCTTCCCCATCGCCGGTTTCATGATTTGCGCCCTGATCGCCCCTGGGTCCATGGTACTCATCGGCATGCTCTTCTTCGGCAACCTGCTTAAGGAAAGCCTGGTCACCGATCGCCTGGCCAATACCGCCCGTAACGCCATGATCGACATCGTCACCATCCTCCTTGGCGTCTCCGTCGGCGCCAGCACCAGCGCCGACCATTTCCTGACGCCCCAGTCGCTGCTCGTCTTCGGCCTCGGCGCCCTCTCTTTCTGTATCGCCACCGCCGGCGGCATCCTCTTCGCCAAGTTCATGAATCTCTTTCTCAAGGATAAGATCAACCCCCTGGTCGGCGCCGCCGGAGTATCCGCCGTTCCCGACTCGGCGCGGGTGGTGCACACCGTTGGGCAAAAGGAAGATCCCACCAACTACCTGCTGATGCACGCCATGGCTCCCAACGTCGCCGGCGTTATCGGTTCGGCCATTGGGGCCGGGGTGTTGTGGACGGTGCTGGTCCGCTGA
- a CDS encoding biotin/lipoyl-containing protein: MRKYELKINDKPFSVHVVEFSAEEAQLEVNGQSYRVAIDKISEELGASGEAPPVRSFSSSAPVTAPAYVGAMPGSDDAGSVRAPIPGSIMAIFVKSGDKVQAGQPLYKMEAMKMENEINAHLDGTISAIHVHPGDSVNQGQEIMAIAPAAVLKNRRKSDL, encoded by the coding sequence ATGCGTAAGTATGAACTGAAAATCAACGACAAACCCTTCTCCGTCCATGTCGTGGAATTCTCCGCCGAGGAGGCGCAACTGGAAGTGAACGGCCAAAGCTACCGGGTCGCCATCGACAAAATCAGCGAAGAGCTGGGCGCTTCCGGCGAGGCACCGCCGGTGCGCAGCTTTTCCTCCTCCGCCCCGGTGACGGCTCCGGCCTATGTGGGAGCCATGCCAGGCTCCGACGATGCCGGTAGCGTGCGGGCGCCGATTCCCGGCTCGATCATGGCGATCTTCGTTAAATCGGGCGACAAGGTTCAGGCCGGTCAGCCTCTCTACAAGATGGAGGCGATGAAGATGGAGAACGAAATCAACGCCCATCTTGACGGCACCATCAGCGCCATCCATGTCCATCCCGGGGATTCAGTGAACCAGGGGCAGGAGATCATGGCCATCGCCCCCGCCGCGGTTCTGAAAAACCGGCGCAAGAGCGACCTCTGA
- a CDS encoding OadG family protein translates to MVHVSWQNVLDGQGFAITLIGMVIVFSGLLLISLFIAQLPRMLDFFDRLTTRAARPEAPSEAVAERAAVPQGEEIMAAISLVVHMELERLTGESQKITILRRSGQGAIWASAGKVRSLSQRSPHA, encoded by the coding sequence ATGGTTCACGTAAGCTGGCAAAATGTGCTGGACGGTCAAGGCTTCGCCATCACCCTGATCGGCATGGTCATCGTCTTTTCCGGGCTGCTGCTGATCAGCCTCTTCATCGCCCAACTCCCCCGGATGCTCGATTTCTTCGACCGCCTGACAACCCGGGCGGCGCGTCCAGAGGCGCCGAGCGAAGCCGTTGCCGAAAGAGCGGCCGTGCCTCAGGGGGAGGAAATCATGGCGGCCATCAGCCTGGTGGTGCATATGGAGCTCGAGCGACTGACCGGGGAAAGCCAGAAGATCACCATCTTGAGACGTTCGGGACAGGGCGCGATCTGGGCTTCGGCCGGCAAGGTGCGCAGTCTCTCGCAAAGGAGTCCCCATGCGTAA
- a CDS encoding acyl-CoA carboxylase subunit beta, with protein MAQTMEEKINHLLLMRQQAMQGGGTERIKKQHNQGRRTARERLALLLDEGSFEEFDMFKTHRCHHFDMQKSQVPGDGVVTGYGTIDGRLVYVFSQDFTVLGGSLSETFAEKICKVMDLAVQNGAPLIGLNDSGGARIQEGIESLAGYADIFLRNVRASGVIPQLSGIFGPCAGGAVYSPALTDFTVMVRNNSYMFLTGPKVVKAVTHEDVNEETLGGAAVHTAKSGVAHLAAESEEEAIASLRELFSYLPQNNLESPPRLETDDPPDREIPYLNGMLPENPNQPYDMKEIVLNVVDDGRFLEIQPEFAPNLIIGFARLGAMPVGIVANQPQYLAGVLDNHASVKGARFVRFCDAFNIPLVTFVDVPGFLPGTVQEYGGIIRNGAKLLYAYAEATVPKVTVTIRKAYGGAYCVMSSKHLKGDINYAWPSAEIAVMGPKGASEILYAKELKKHPAEAERLLAEKEREYAETFANPYVAAQRGYIDDIILPYRTRLRLIKALGMLENKQDSLPAKKHGNIPL; from the coding sequence ATGGCTCAAACGATGGAAGAAAAAATCAATCATCTTTTACTGATGCGTCAGCAGGCGATGCAGGGGGGAGGCACCGAGAGGATCAAAAAACAGCACAACCAGGGGCGGCGCACCGCCCGGGAACGGTTGGCGCTCCTTCTCGACGAGGGGAGTTTCGAAGAATTTGACATGTTCAAGACCCACCGTTGTCACCATTTTGACATGCAGAAATCCCAGGTGCCCGGCGACGGGGTGGTGACTGGCTACGGCACCATCGACGGCCGCCTGGTCTATGTCTTTTCCCAGGATTTCACCGTGCTCGGCGGCTCTTTGTCGGAAACCTTCGCCGAGAAGATCTGCAAGGTCATGGATCTGGCGGTGCAGAACGGCGCGCCGCTCATCGGCCTCAACGACTCGGGAGGGGCGCGCATCCAGGAGGGAATCGAGAGCCTGGCCGGTTACGCCGATATTTTCCTGCGCAATGTGCGCGCCTCCGGGGTTATCCCCCAGCTTTCGGGGATTTTTGGGCCCTGCGCTGGCGGCGCCGTCTATTCCCCGGCGCTCACCGATTTCACGGTGATGGTCCGGAACAACAGTTACATGTTCCTCACCGGACCCAAGGTAGTCAAGGCGGTGACCCACGAGGATGTGAACGAGGAGACCCTCGGCGGGGCGGCCGTGCATACGGCCAAGAGCGGCGTGGCCCATCTCGCCGCCGAGAGCGAGGAAGAGGCCATCGCTTCCCTGCGCGAGCTTTTCTCCTATCTGCCCCAGAATAATCTGGAGTCGCCGCCGCGTCTGGAAACAGACGATCCCCCCGATCGTGAAATTCCCTATCTCAACGGCATGCTGCCGGAAAATCCCAACCAGCCCTACGACATGAAGGAGATCGTGCTCAACGTCGTCGATGACGGGCGTTTTCTCGAAATCCAGCCCGAATTCGCGCCCAACCTGATTATCGGCTTCGCCCGTCTCGGCGCCATGCCCGTCGGCATCGTCGCCAACCAGCCCCAGTATCTGGCCGGGGTGCTCGACAATCACGCCTCGGTGAAGGGGGCGCGTTTTGTGCGTTTTTGCGACGCCTTCAACATCCCCCTGGTAACCTTCGTCGACGTGCCCGGCTTTTTGCCCGGAACGGTGCAGGAGTACGGCGGCATCATCCGCAACGGGGCCAAGCTGCTCTACGCCTATGCCGAGGCGACCGTGCCCAAGGTCACGGTGACGATCCGCAAGGCCTACGGCGGCGCCTATTGCGTCATGAGTTCCAAGCATCTTAAGGGGGATATCAACTACGCCTGGCCGTCGGCGGAGATCGCCGTGATGGGGCCCAAAGGAGCGTCGGAAATCCTCTACGCTAAAGAATTGAAGAAGCATCCCGCCGAGGCGGAACGGCTGCTGGCGGAAAAGGAGCGGGAATATGCCGAAACCTTCGCCAACCCCTACGTGGCGGCGCAGCGCGGCTACATCGACGACATCATCCTGCCCTACCGCACCCGGCTGCGTCTCATCAAGGCTCTGGGGATGCTGGAGAACAAACAGGATTCCCTGCCGGCCAAGAAGCACGGCAACATTCCACTCTGA
- a CDS encoding antibiotic biosynthesis monooxygenase family protein, whose amino-acid sequence MAVKIIIVRRVPKEKQNEIRPLLLQMRAVANAQVGYISGETLVNYDDPEENLVISTWRSLENWNQWLRNEQRIDLQSQVDRILGHETLYQIYYNG is encoded by the coding sequence ATGGCCGTCAAGATCATCATCGTCAGGCGCGTACCTAAGGAAAAGCAGAACGAAATCCGCCCGTTGCTGTTACAGATGCGGGCCGTGGCCAATGCCCAGGTCGGCTACATCTCCGGTGAAACCCTGGTCAACTACGACGATCCCGAGGAGAATCTGGTCATCAGTACCTGGCGGTCTCTGGAGAATTGGAACCAGTGGCTGCGCAACGAGCAGCGTATCGACTTGCAGTCCCAGGTCGACCGGATTCTCGGCCACGAGACCCTGTATCAGATCTATTACAACGGTTGA
- a CDS encoding DUF748 domain-containing protein, producing the protein MKRWMKWTLGIVVGLLILGSATLLALPNLVRHFGGNWLKENTGRTLTLGDLSLNVLTWKLVVEDFALSEPNSDERFAGLTRLEIQVSPKSIIEKALIVNKFDLVAPYAQVFKEGDVFNFSDFAGSEKPEEAPPEEAEEPAEPFLFSLNNLRIVDGEALYVERKEGAEVQRHSLRELNLAVPFIGNVPHLLDQYITPALSLVLNDARVRGEGQLKLFTEAVEASVDLLLSDVDIPFYLKLVPTPLPVQVRSGKLGSDLQLVYRATAEKAPELEVGGKVRLSAIDVAEPSGADLLKLPQVNVDLATSKVLESQVLLDGVYIYSPMITLDRNQSGELNFARLAQPAPASAPAKAAAPEPQPAKEKAAAEKAAPFLATVKTLLVKNGRLAFRDAVPEGGFQRDISALDLTVRDFSTAPASRATYDLSLRTDREEQLKVDGGLVLEPLAVETTVDLKGLSLKEYHPYLSLFLNYPLAGAAAARAGLDFREGVLKVADAALDVQNLQVPFGGEEELKLAHLKVDGVQFDDARRQLEIGRVELAEGAMVLSMDRDGRVSPLNLLRETEPPPQKLEQMPVAAALAEAKPPLSYRVGEIAARKLRIDFTDKMPKKPARHLLAGLDLSLKNLAGPEAVVSPFRLKSSYNKGGYLDLSGDVIAATGKLNLHSRLKGIALTDFVPYFPDSVRMILADGQLDTDLEVRLDPKKAGLTGAFTGNLGIRNFYGLDGEHREELLRWGSLQIDEIAGEIAPFALHVGGIALSDYTARIVIDEKGLLNLSGIVAADEPETTAGEAEAASAEAASESVKPAEAVAVAEPAPPETTPAAPGPEIAIDAITLQGGTVSFSDRQMQPAFSTTMYQLGGKIGRISTAGVEPAEVDLRGHLENLSPLQISGQINPLAQELFADIKLSFKDIELSPATPYTGTYLGYTVEKGKLTLDLEYKIAEKALRAQNRVLIDQFTFGDKVESEQAVNLPVKLAVALLKDRNGAIKLDIPVAGRTDDPEFSIFSVVLTVLKNLMIKAATSPLSLLQSAFGGGGEEATAAIFPFGSSVLPPAEQQKLDTLAAMLKDRPALRLELAGFVDADKDPEGYRKELLEQRLRKAKFLELVDEKENLPGQTEANVEILTEERERYLEEVYDQADFPKPRNVLGFNKSLPAEEMEKLILANTEVGPPQLQALAQARMAAVVNYLTGPGGLPTDRLFQTRPDINKQPKEKDADGNRVEFDVVAR; encoded by the coding sequence ATGAAACGTTGGATGAAGTGGACGCTGGGGATCGTTGTCGGGTTGCTGATTCTGGGCTCGGCAACCCTTTTGGCGCTGCCGAATCTGGTGCGGCACTTCGGCGGCAACTGGCTGAAGGAGAATACCGGGCGGACCCTGACCCTCGGCGATCTCTCCCTGAACGTGCTGACCTGGAAACTGGTGGTAGAAGATTTCGCCCTCAGCGAGCCGAACAGCGACGAGCGTTTCGCCGGCCTTACGCGTCTGGAAATTCAGGTCAGTCCCAAATCGATCATTGAAAAGGCGTTGATCGTCAACAAGTTCGACCTGGTCGCTCCCTACGCCCAGGTCTTCAAGGAGGGCGACGTCTTCAATTTTTCCGATTTCGCCGGTTCGGAAAAACCCGAGGAAGCCCCGCCGGAGGAAGCTGAGGAGCCGGCCGAGCCCTTCCTCTTCTCCCTCAACAACCTGCGCATCGTCGACGGCGAGGCGCTCTATGTCGAGCGCAAGGAAGGGGCTGAGGTCCAGCGCCACAGTCTGCGGGAACTGAATCTGGCCGTTCCCTTCATCGGCAATGTGCCTCACCTGCTCGATCAGTACATCACCCCGGCCCTGTCGCTGGTGCTCAACGATGCCCGAGTGCGCGGGGAAGGGCAACTCAAGCTCTTCACCGAGGCGGTGGAGGCCTCCGTCGATCTGCTTCTCAGCGACGTGGATATCCCCTTCTACCTCAAGCTGGTGCCGACGCCCCTGCCGGTGCAGGTGCGTTCCGGCAAGCTCGGTTCCGACCTGCAACTGGTCTATCGGGCGACGGCGGAGAAGGCGCCGGAGTTGGAGGTGGGCGGCAAGGTCCGGCTGTCGGCCATCGATGTCGCCGAACCTTCCGGGGCCGATCTGCTGAAACTGCCGCAGGTCAATGTCGATCTGGCGACATCAAAGGTGCTCGAAAGTCAGGTGCTGCTCGACGGCGTCTACATTTACAGTCCGATGATCACCCTGGATCGCAACCAGTCGGGCGAACTTAATTTCGCCCGACTGGCGCAGCCGGCCCCCGCTTCGGCGCCAGCAAAAGCGGCTGCGCCCGAGCCGCAACCGGCCAAAGAGAAGGCCGCCGCCGAAAAGGCCGCCCCCTTCCTGGCGACGGTCAAGACCCTGCTGGTGAAAAACGGTCGCCTCGCTTTCCGCGACGCCGTTCCCGAAGGCGGCTTCCAGCGCGACATCAGCGCTCTCGATCTGACCGTCAGGGATTTCTCCACCGCCCCCGCGAGCCGCGCCACCTACGATCTTTCCCTGCGGACCGACCGGGAAGAGCAGCTCAAGGTCGACGGCGGTCTGGTGCTGGAGCCGCTGGCGGTAGAAACGACGGTAGATCTGAAAGGGCTTAGCCTGAAGGAATACCATCCCTACCTTTCCCTGTTTCTGAACTACCCGCTGGCGGGAGCGGCGGCGGCGCGGGCCGGCCTCGATTTCCGCGAGGGTGTCCTCAAGGTCGCCGATGCCGCGCTGGATGTGCAGAATCTGCAAGTCCCCTTTGGTGGCGAGGAAGAACTGAAGCTGGCTCACCTCAAGGTGGATGGAGTCCAGTTCGACGACGCCCGCCGGCAACTGGAGATTGGCCGGGTCGAACTGGCCGAGGGGGCGATGGTACTGTCCATGGACCGCGACGGGCGGGTGTCGCCCCTCAATCTGCTTCGGGAAACGGAGCCGCCCCCCCAGAAACTGGAACAGATGCCCGTTGCCGCGGCCCTGGCCGAGGCCAAACCGCCGCTCAGCTACCGGGTGGGGGAGATCGCCGCGCGCAAGCTGCGCATCGACTTCACCGACAAAATGCCGAAAAAACCGGCGCGCCATCTTCTGGCCGGACTCGACCTCTCCCTCAAGAACCTGGCCGGTCCCGAAGCCGTCGTCAGCCCCTTCCGGCTGAAGAGTTCCTATAACAAAGGGGGATATCTCGATCTCTCCGGCGATGTAATCGCCGCCACCGGCAAGCTCAATCTGCACAGCCGCCTGAAGGGGATCGCCCTGACCGATTTCGTCCCCTATTTCCCCGATTCGGTGCGCATGATCCTGGCTGACGGCCAGCTCGACACCGACCTGGAGGTCAGGCTCGATCCGAAAAAGGCAGGACTCACCGGGGCGTTCACCGGCAATCTCGGGATTCGCAACTTCTACGGCCTCGACGGCGAGCATCGCGAAGAGCTGTTGCGCTGGGGCAGTTTGCAGATCGACGAAATCGCCGGTGAGATCGCGCCCTTCGCCCTGCATGTTGGCGGGATCGCCCTCAGTGATTACACGGCGCGCATCGTCATCGATGAAAAGGGGCTGCTCAACCTGAGCGGCATCGTCGCCGCCGATGAGCCGGAAACGACCGCTGGAGAAGCAGAGGCGGCTTCCGCAGAGGCGGCGTCTGAGTCGGTGAAGCCCGCCGAAGCCGTGGCGGTCGCCGAACCGGCTCCGCCGGAAACCACGCCCGCCGCGCCGGGTCCGGAGATCGCCATCGATGCCATCACCTTGCAAGGGGGCACCGTTTCCTTCAGCGACCGGCAGATGCAGCCGGCTTTCTCCACCACCATGTACCAGCTCGGCGGCAAGATCGGCCGGATTTCCACCGCGGGGGTGGAACCCGCCGAGGTCGATTTGCGCGGGCATCTGGAAAATCTCTCCCCCTTACAGATCTCCGGGCAGATCAATCCCCTGGCGCAGGAGCTTTTCGCCGACATCAAGCTCAGCTTCAAGGACATCGAGCTCTCGCCGGCGACCCCCTACACCGGCACCTATCTCGGTTACACCGTGGAAAAAGGGAAGCTGACCCTCGATCTCGAATACAAAATCGCCGAGAAGGCGCTGCGGGCCCAGAACCGGGTGTTGATCGACCAGTTCACCTTTGGCGACAAAGTCGAAAGCGAACAGGCGGTCAATCTGCCGGTCAAGTTGGCGGTAGCCCTGCTCAAGGATCGCAACGGCGCCATCAAGCTCGATATCCCCGTCGCCGGCCGCACCGACGACCCCGAATTCAGCATCTTTTCGGTGGTCTTGACGGTGTTGAAAAACCTCATGATCAAGGCGGCGACCTCGCCCCTCTCGTTGTTGCAATCGGCATTCGGCGGTGGCGGCGAGGAGGCCACGGCGGCGATCTTTCCCTTCGGCAGCTCGGTACTGCCGCCGGCGGAACAACAAAAACTCGACACCCTGGCGGCCATGCTCAAGGACCGCCCGGCGTTGCGGCTGGAGTTGGCCGGTTTCGTCGATGCCGACAAAGACCCCGAAGGGTATCGCAAGGAATTGCTGGAACAACGGCTGCGTAAGGCGAAATTTCTCGAACTGGTGGATGAAAAGGAGAATCTGCCGGGACAGACCGAGGCGAATGTGGAGATTCTGACCGAGGAGCGGGAACGCTATCTGGAAGAGGTCTACGACCAGGCCGACTTTCCCAAACCCCGCAATGTGCTGGGGTTCAACAAGAGCCTGCCGGCGGAGGAGATGGAAAAACTGATCCTGGCCAATACCGAGGTCGGTCCGCCCCAGTTGCAGGCTCTGGCCCAGGCGCGCATGGCGGCGGTGGTGAACTATCTGACCGGCCCCGGCGGATTGCCGACGGATCGCCTTTTCCAGACCCGGCCCGATATCAACAAGCAGCCGAAGGAGAAGGATGCCGACGGCAACCGGGTGGAATTCGACGTGGTCGCCCGCTGA
- a CDS encoding O-acetyl-ADP-ribose deacetylase has product MGDRIVECLQGDITTLNVDAIVNAANNSLLGGGGVDGAIHRAAGPELLAECRTRGGCPTGEARLTGGYRLPARYVIHTVGPVWHGGGQGEDDLLASCYRASLRLAAEKGLQSIAFPSISTGVYGFPIARACRIALEEIRDFLAAGGPLRRVLLVCFSAKDLTLYQKAYSEIFGNQGSEEGV; this is encoded by the coding sequence ATGGGCGACCGCATTGTTGAATGCCTGCAAGGCGATATCACCACCCTGAACGTCGACGCCATCGTCAATGCCGCCAACAACAGTCTGCTTGGTGGCGGCGGGGTGGACGGCGCCATCCATCGCGCCGCCGGGCCGGAACTGCTGGCGGAATGCCGCACCCGGGGCGGCTGTCCGACGGGGGAGGCGCGCCTCACCGGCGGTTACCGGCTGCCGGCCCGTTACGTCATCCACACTGTCGGGCCGGTCTGGCACGGCGGCGGTCAGGGCGAGGACGACCTGCTCGCTTCCTGTTACCGCGCGAGCCTGCGCCTGGCGGCGGAGAAGGGGCTGCAGAGTATCGCCTTTCCCTCGATCAGCACCGGTGTCTACGGTTTTCCCATTGCGCGGGCCTGTCGCATCGCCTTGGAGGAAATCCGCGATTTTCTTGCCGCCGGCGGTCCGTTGCGACGGGTGCTGCTGGTCTGCTTTTCCGCAAAGGACTTGACTCTCTATCAGAAGGCCTATAGTGAAATTTTTGGCAACCAAGGAAGCGAGGAGGGGGTATGA